The stretch of DNA TCGCGACGGCGTCGTCGCCGACGGAGGCGATCCACCCTGGTGCGTCGAACCGGAAGGGATCGAGCTTGGGTGTGAACCCCTCGGCCGCGTCGCCGCCGTCCAGCTCCCAGCGGACGAGGCGATCGACGTTCGTCGCGACGGTCCGGGCCTCCCGGATCGCGGCGGCGGCGCTCGCAGGGACCGCCTCGCCGTCGGCGTCGACCACCCGCGCTGCGTCGCCGACGGCGAAGGTGTGATCGTCGAGTCGCAGGTCGCCCCGGACGACGGGGCGGTCGCTCCCGAGGGCGTCCGGGCCGCGGATGCCGCCGGTCCAGACGAACGCGTCGTAGGGGACGGTTCGGTCGTCGAGTTCGACCGCCTCGGCCGTCGCGCCGGTGACCCGGGCGTTCGTGTGGACCGTCACCCCGGCGGCGTCGAGGGCGTCGTGGACGGCGGACTGGAACGCGTCGGGGAAGGCGGGGGCGACCGAATCGAGGCGTTCGAGCACGGTCACGTCCAGGTCGGCGCCGCGCTCGTCGGCTAACGCCGCGAGTTCGCCCGCCACCTGGACGCCGGAGAGGCCGGCGCCGCCGACGACGGCGCGGCCGTCGACCGCGCAGGCATCGAGGACGGCGTCGCGGATGCGGTGGGCGTGCGCCAGTCGCTTCAGCGGGATGCCGTGCTCGTCGACGCCGGGGAGGTCGTAAAACGCCGTTTGGGCGCCGAGACAGACGGCGGCGTAGTCGTAGTCGAGGGTTCCGTCACGGAGGTAG from Haloplanus salinus encodes:
- a CDS encoding NAD(P)/FAD-dependent oxidoreductase, encoding MRVVVLGAGYAGLTLARRLESKLPETVDLVVVDEADQHLVQHELHRVIRRPAVEDAITVPLRDALDRATIRATRVEDLDRDSRRVYLRDGTLDYDYAAVCLGAQTAFYDLPGVDEHGIPLKRLAHAHRIRDAVLDACAVDGRAVVGGAGLSGVQVAGELAALADERGADLDVTVLERLDSVAPAFPDAFQSAVHDALDAAGVTVHTNARVTGATAEAVELDDRTVPYDAFVWTGGIRGPDALGSDRPVVRGDLRLDDHTFAVGDAARVVDADGEAVPASAAAAIREARTVATNVDRLVRWELDGGDAAEGFTPKLDPFRFDAPGWIASVGDDAVATVGPKVFTGAAARTMKATVGAGHLSSVGAISRAADLVREELG